GCCCCGTCCGGCCGTTGCCGTAGTACGGCATCACGAGGCCGTGGTGATTCCCGGACGCGGTGACCGTGGACAGCGACTCCGCCGCCGGGCGCGCCGTCGACCCGCCGCCCCGCAGCTCGGCGAGGAACGGCGGGAACGCCAGGCCGGTCTCGCTGCGGGTGGTCTGGGTGCGCAGCGAGCGGTCCATCGGTTGCGGCTCCTTCCCGTCCCTGCCCTCCACGGGCACGGCCAGCGGGTGCCAGGCCAGCGCCTTGGACTCGCGGGTGTGCATGGTCTGGATGGCTTCCTCGGTCGGCCAGGCGCGGTAGTAGGAGTCGGGGTCCATGAACCGGGGGTGCTTGGGGTCGGCTGCGTCGTAGGGGTTGCCGCCGTGCTCGACGAGCAGCGGCGACCAGTAGCGGTCGATGCCGACCCGGATCCGGCGCATGGTCTTCTCGGCGAGCGGCTTGTCCCGATCGCCGATCCGCTGGCCCGGGTTGGTCCAGTCGATGATGGAGCTCGCCGGCAGCCACGCGGGCTCGACGACCTGGTTGCGGCAGGTGGCGTTGGGGCACCGGTAGAGGTACTGGGACCGGTAGCGGCCGGGGCGGTCCTGCCCGTTGCCCTTCTTCCACCACTGCATGGCGTCCACGACGCGCTCGCACCCGGGGCACCACGCCTTCGGGCGCTGCATGCGCTCGAAATCGGGGGCCCGCTCGCCGCGCCAGAAGGCGACGTATACGCGGTCGCGTGACTGCGGCGCCGGGAGCCCGCCGGCCTGGGCGTGCATCGAGTTGAGCGAGATGATCCGGTGTCTGTAGCCCATGGAGTGCATGGCGGTCAGCCACGCCTGGAACAGGCCGCCGCGCACACCCCAGTCGCTGGACCAGTCCACCACCTCGACGACGTTCTCCACGAGGACGACGCGGTAGCCGTGCGCCTCGGTGAAGCGCACGACGTCCCACATGGTCGCCCGGGACCGGTCGGCCGCGGCGTCGGGCAGGACGTCGCCGAACAGGTCCGGTTGCTGGTGCACCTTCCGGCCCTTGGCGCGCGAGTGGTTGGTGCACTCCGGCGACGCCCACAGGATGTCGGTCGAGCGCAGGCGCCGCGGGTCGTATTGGCTGATGTTGGCGCAGATGTGGTCGGTGTTCGGGTGGTTGATGTTGTGGGACTCGATGGCGAGATCCCAGTGGTTGGCCGCGTACTGCACGGCCACGCCTGGCACCTGCGTCGCCCCGGTGGACGATCCGCCGGCGCCGGCGAATAGGTCGGTGACGGTCAGCGTCACGGTTGGGTCCTTTCAGAGATGATCACGACGATCCGCCGGCGATCTGCAGCTGGCGGACGCTGCCAGAGGAGTAGGCCTCCTCGACTGCAGGGAGGACGTCTTCGGCGACCGTTCGGCCGGACGGGAGGACGGTGTGGGGAAGGAACTCGACCTCGAACGTCACGATCCCGGCGGCGACGGCCTCGAGCTTGGCCTTGACCATGAGCGCGAGGGCGCGCCAGCGCTGCCGCACGGCCTGCTCGTACGCCGTCTCGCTCGCGCTGGCCGTCCGCTGCTTGCCCGTAGGGGTGAGACGGAATTCGTCGGCCTGCCGGTCGGGCAGCGGGAGGACGAACCGGACCTGCCGGCCCTCCATGACGAAGCCGATTGCGGCGCGGGTGTCGTCCCACCCGTAGGTGAAGGAGCTCGCGCCGTACCGGGTCAGGGTGCGCTCGATCTCGGCGCGGGAGCGGTCGGAGGAGACCTGGGTGCTCTCGGCGTAGCGGCTCACGGTG
Above is a window of Ruania suaedae DNA encoding:
- a CDS encoding DNA cytosine methyltransferase is translated as MTLTVTDLFAGAGGSSTGATQVPGVAVQYAANHWDLAIESHNINHPNTDHICANISQYDPRRLRSTDILWASPECTNHSRAKGRKVHQQPDLFGDVLPDAAADRSRATMWDVVRFTEAHGYRVVLVENVVEVVDWSSDWGVRGGLFQAWLTAMHSMGYRHRIISLNSMHAQAGGLPAPQSRDRVYVAFWRGERAPDFERMQRPKAWCPGCERVVDAMQWWKKGNGQDRPGRYRSQYLYRCPNATCRNQVVEPAWLPASSIIDWTNPGQRIGDRDKPLAEKTMRRIRVGIDRYWSPLLVEHGGNPYDAADPKHPRFMDPDSYYRAWPTEEAIQTMHTRESKALAWHPLAVPVEGRDGKEPQPMDRSLRTQTTRSETGLAFPPFLAELRGGGSTARPAAESLSTVTASGNHHGLVMPYYGNGRTGPTDEALSTVTTVERHALIHRHNNNRGDQSAMTTPSGQPVRTITTAGHQSVLQAERPTVDLEDVHFRMLEPDEIKRAMAFPADYRLLGNRREQVKQSGNAVTPPAARDLITAAVESIAGAA